In Candidatus Dependentiae bacterium, the sequence ATTTATGGCCTTGCAGTAAGCGCCCTGCTATCAATATCTGATTCTGAAAAAAATGATAATTTCGCAAAAGGCTATGAAGTCTTAGACGAAAAAGCATATGATAAAAAAATGAAACTTTCTAAGAATAAAAACCATTTGCGGTACAAAGATTATGTACAATATCAAACAACCTTACAAAAAGATCTAAACAGATACGGAAAATACACTACAAAGCTACCTTTTGGTCCAATTATTGCAGCTCCATCAATTGTTATGCTTAAAGCCAAATCTAAGATCAACTATTTAAAATTAAGCCTTTATTCAAAATTAGACAATTAAGGATAATCTAAAAAACTATTTTAAATACCCCCTGGCCTTTTGATGATTTTAACCCTTATGGTATTCTTAAAATAGATATAAAAGTCTAATTATTAAGGGGTTTTATTATGGAAAACAATTTAAAACGTATATTTCTAGCGTTCATCGCATTAACAGCTCTAACAGCACAAGTATTGCCATATTCTATATTTTATAGACCTGCGCCTACCGTTGTTGTGTACCATGAACCAATAATCTACCATCGCCATGAACCATCTTTTGGTGAATGCGCAGCTGGCTTTGTTGGAGCATGTGCAGGATTTGGACTTGTCTCATATTTTGAAAATAGATCTCGCGAAAAGAAAATGAATAAATATCGTGAAATGTTTCAAGATCTTGGTTACGACAGAGCTCAATCAAAAGTTTATGCTAAATTAGCTATGGACAATCCAGGTGGATTTCAAGCAGTTGTGCAAAACATTGAACGAGAAAAAGAGTCAATTCGACATATCAATGCACAGCATGATTTGTTGCAATCTCAAATTAATGCCCAACAGAAACTAGAAGAATTAAAACATAATCAAAAATTAGAAAAAATAACGCATGAGCATCAATTAAACTCATTTAGTAAAAACAATGCATTGTTGCTTATTGCGCTGCTTAGTCTGATAATTTTAAGCTTTTTTGGTGGTATGTCTTATCACAAAAGAAAAAAATAATTGAATTTTCAATTAAGATTTAATGATAAAATCCACTCTTTCAAAGGAGTGGATTTTTTTACGACTTGGTAAAAACATAGACATAAGAAATATGATGAATATCAAAAAAGGGCTTTAGTTCAATATTGTGAGAAACCAAATCGGTCGAAACTTTTTGCACAATGCCCAAAGCAAAGCCTTGAGGATACATAAGACCTTGGCCGGTTGAAGTAACCACATCACCAACCATAACTTTTTTAAAATGTGGCACAAAGGAGAATTCAAGCTTGTTGTTATTTTTACCGCAACAAATGCCCGATGCTATCGAGCTACAACCTGCTGAAATTTCAACCAATGGCTGTATGTCTAAACTATCTCCAGTTCCTTGAGCAGATATTTTGCACCGTTGATCTGTTATCAATGCGACTTTGCTGTACCACGAAAACACTTCAACTACACGCCCAACCAATGAATTTTGGTAGACAACCACATCGTCTTTAGAAATACCCTTATTAATACCACCATCAATAAAAATAATATCTTCTTGAGGACTTATAAGAACCATGAGCACTTTTGCTATTTCTTTTTTATCGACTTCATACCGCATGGCAAAGCTTACTAATTCTGAACTCTGCTGAATAAATAGCTGCTGCGCCTGCATCTTTGCTAAATGACCCTGCAACAGATCATGCTGAATATATAATGAATCTAGCTCTTTTTGTAGGCTTTCAATGTCTTGACGATGCTGAGATTTTTGATGAATTGATGACGCAATGGTCGTATGG encodes:
- a CDS encoding rod shape-determining protein MreC, producing the protein MIRQEVRYWFVHLFYLLFFLFLINRLFFFSSGVAERTVSFVLYPFFKIHTTIASSIHQKSQHRQDIESLQKELDSLYIQHDLLQGHLAKMQAQQLFIQQSSELVSFAMRYEVDKKEIAKVLMVLISPQEDIIFIDGGINKGISKDDVVVYQNSLVGRVVEVFSWYSKVALITDQRCKISAQGTGDSLDIQPLVEISAGCSSIASGICCGKNNNKLEFSFVPHFKKVMVGDVVTSTGQGLMYPQGFALGIVQKVSTDLVSHNIELKPFFDIHHISYVYVFTKS